One Algibacter sp. L3A6 genomic region harbors:
- a CDS encoding RidA family protein: MKKIITTTEAPAPIGPYNQAVLTGNTLYTSGQIAINPGTGELVLENIKTETTQVMNNLKAVLKAADMTFENVIKSTIFISNMDDFVNINEVYGSYFDDATAPARETVQVARLPKNVNVEISVIAIK, from the coding sequence ATGAAAAAAATAATCACAACTACCGAAGCTCCAGCACCTATAGGTCCATATAATCAAGCTGTTTTAACAGGAAACACATTATATACGTCTGGACAAATAGCTATTAACCCAGGAACTGGCGAGCTTGTTTTAGAAAATATTAAAACTGAAACTACACAGGTAATGAATAACCTAAAAGCCGTTTTAAAAGCAGCTGACATGACTTTTGAAAATGTTATTAAATCGACGATTTTTATTAGTAATATGGACGATTTTGTAAACATCAACGAGGTTTACGGAAGTTATTTTGACGACGCCACAGCACCTGCACGCGAAACCGTACAAGTCGCTAGACTGCCTAAAAATGTAAATGTAGAAATTAGTGTTATCGCAATAAAATAG
- a CDS encoding GMP reductase → MRIENEIKLGFKDVMFRPKRSTLKSRSEVSLEREFKFLHSTTVWNGIPIMAANMDTVGTFEMAKSLANKGLFSAIHKHYTILEWKAFLSSISEKHLNHIAVSTGIGKNDSEKLAAIFKINPELKFICIDVANGYSEYFADFVKSTRKQYPDKVIIAGNVVTGEMVEELILSGADIVKVGIGPGSVCTTRVKTGVGYPQLSAIIECADAAHGLGGHIISDGGCTTPGDIAKAFGAGADFVMLGGMLAGHDESGGDMIEKNGKQFRKFYGMSSSTAMDKHVGGVAEYRASEGKTVEVPYKGPVDITLQDILGGLRSTCTYVGASRLKELTKRTTFIRVNEQENRFYNH, encoded by the coding sequence ATGCGCATAGAAAACGAAATAAAATTAGGCTTTAAAGATGTTATGTTCCGCCCGAAAAGATCAACTTTAAAAAGCCGATCGGAAGTAAGTTTAGAGCGTGAATTTAAATTTTTACACAGTACTACAGTTTGGAACGGCATCCCGATTATGGCTGCTAATATGGATACGGTGGGCACTTTTGAAATGGCCAAATCTCTTGCTAATAAAGGTCTTTTTTCTGCCATACATAAACATTATACCATTTTGGAATGGAAAGCATTTTTATCTTCTATTTCAGAAAAACACTTAAATCATATTGCTGTTAGTACAGGTATCGGTAAAAACGATTCTGAAAAACTTGCGGCCATATTTAAAATAAATCCAGAACTGAAATTTATCTGTATTGATGTCGCAAATGGCTATTCGGAATATTTTGCAGATTTTGTAAAAAGCACTCGAAAACAATATCCAGATAAAGTTATTATTGCTGGCAACGTTGTTACTGGCGAAATGGTAGAAGAACTAATTCTATCTGGTGCCGATATAGTAAAAGTTGGTATTGGTCCAGGATCTGTTTGTACAACTCGTGTAAAAACCGGTGTTGGTTACCCTCAACTTTCAGCTATAATAGAATGTGCCGATGCTGCTCACGGATTAGGCGGACACATTATTAGTGATGGTGGTTGCACAACTCCTGGTGATATTGCCAAGGCTTTTGGAGCAGGAGCCGATTTTGTTATGTTAGGCGGTATGCTTGCCGGGCATGATGAAAGTGGCGGTGATATGATTGAAAAAAACGGTAAACAATTCCGTAAGTTTTATGGTATGAGTTCTTCCACGGCTATGGACAAACATGTTGGTGGTGTTGCAGAATATCGCGCTAGTGAAGGTAAAACAGTCGAAGTGCCTTATAAAGGCCCTGTAGATATTACTTTACAAGATATTTTGGGTGGTTTACGCAGTACTTGTACCTATGTTGGTGCTTCTCGATTAAAGGAACTCACTAAACGTACTACTTTTATTAGAGTTAACGAGCAAGAAAATAGATTTTACAATCATTAA
- a CDS encoding DUF2126 domain-containing protein → MALKIVISHKTKYKYDRPINLSPHIFRLRPAPHSRTPIEAYSIKIKPENQFFNWQQDAFGNYLARLIFPDKTTELSVEVEIIADLKTINPFDFFVEEAAEEYPFTYSDTIKKELLPYLEITDNGPLIHEFIKTLDYTPRKTIYFLIDINQKIYEFLSYNIRLDPGVQTCEETLLQKNGSCRDYAWLFVQVLRHLGFGARFVSGYLVQLKSDEKSLDGPSGPEEDFTDLHAWAEVYLPGAGWIGFDATSGLLAGEGHIPLACTPSFESAAPVSGMTDICETEFEFENSVKRIFESPRVTKPYTDKQWNDIYKLGFKVEKELEKGDVRLTMGGEPTFVSIDDMESPEWNTDADGPHKRQLADDLTKRLFNKFAKGGFLHRAQGKWYPGEPLPRWGTELCWRKDGRVIWHNEKLLSTFADNKVVPENADKLFLETLTQYLGVTDKTIMPAFEDAFYFLWEEGNLPTDIDPREDKDGSLIQKKLGEILEQGTNKVVGYLMPLNNSFGQWLTCDWQFRRNHLFLTPGNSPVGLRLPLSSLVHKSEYEEFPKFEPDQFTKRGRFPSYKKVATNRYADYINGDLESPKTNYFIRTALCAEVRDQKLYLFLPPLDCAEYYLDLLSSIEATAKALNIPVILEGYPAPKDNRLESLKITPDPGVIEINVHPAKNWDELTKNTFTLYEEAKQSRLGTEKFMLDGKHTGTGGGNHVTLGGISPADSPLLRKPSLLRSLLTFWQHHPGLSYLFSGSFIGATSQAPRIDEARMENLYELEIAFSQIPKDGEVPFWLTDRLFRHLLTDLTGNTHRAEFCIDKLYSPDSSSGRLGILELRAFDMPPHPQMSLMQNLLVRTLVAWFWKKPYEHDLVRWGTELHDKFLIEHFVREDIKDIVNSLNKAGYRFKEEWFNPFFEFRFPLHGMVTINNIHIELRAAIEPWNVLGEEMTGGGTARYVDSSLERIQIKVTNFTEERYVVTCNGVKVNLKATSVKGEFVAGIRYKAWDPYSALHPTIGVDSPLVFDIVDTWNKRSIGGCTYFVSHPGGRSYDVHPVNSYEAESRRINRFWESGHTQGEIDPIKETITDDNTSSITVKKKGSSKKFNYKELPVNFEFPNTTDLRKK, encoded by the coding sequence ATGGCGTTAAAAATTGTAATCTCACACAAAACAAAGTACAAGTATGATAGACCTATAAATCTATCTCCACATATTTTTAGATTACGTCCTGCCCCACATAGCAGAACGCCAATTGAGGCTTATTCTATAAAAATTAAACCGGAAAATCAATTTTTCAACTGGCAACAAGATGCCTTTGGTAATTATTTAGCACGATTAATTTTTCCTGATAAAACAACTGAGCTTTCTGTTGAAGTTGAAATTATTGCCGATTTAAAAACGATAAATCCTTTTGACTTTTTTGTTGAAGAAGCTGCGGAAGAATATCCGTTTACTTATAGCGATACCATTAAAAAGGAACTTCTACCCTATTTAGAAATTACAGATAATGGGCCGCTTATTCATGAATTTATTAAAACTTTAGATTATACGCCAAGAAAAACAATCTATTTTTTAATTGACATCAATCAGAAAATATACGAGTTCTTAAGCTATAATATTAGACTAGACCCTGGTGTACAAACCTGTGAAGAAACACTACTTCAAAAAAACGGATCGTGTCGTGATTATGCTTGGCTATTTGTACAAGTATTAAGGCACTTAGGCTTTGGAGCACGTTTTGTTTCAGGATATTTAGTACAATTAAAATCTGATGAAAAATCGCTTGACGGTCCTTCTGGTCCTGAGGAAGATTTTACAGATTTACATGCTTGGGCAGAGGTTTATTTACCTGGTGCTGGTTGGATTGGTTTCGATGCTACATCGGGATTATTAGCTGGAGAAGGCCATATTCCTTTAGCTTGTACCCCTTCATTTGAAAGTGCTGCACCTGTTTCTGGAATGACAGATATTTGTGAAACTGAGTTTGAATTTGAAAATTCCGTAAAACGTATTTTCGAATCGCCTCGTGTTACAAAACCATACACAGATAAACAATGGAACGATATCTATAAACTTGGTTTTAAAGTTGAAAAAGAACTAGAAAAAGGTGATGTACGCTTAACCATGGGTGGCGAGCCAACCTTTGTTTCTATAGATGATATGGAATCGCCGGAATGGAACACCGATGCCGATGGGCCACATAAAAGACAACTAGCCGACGACTTAACAAAGCGCCTATTTAATAAATTTGCTAAAGGCGGATTTTTACACCGTGCACAAGGTAAATGGTATCCTGGAGAACCTTTACCACGTTGGGGAACGGAGCTTTGTTGGCGTAAAGATGGTAGAGTAATTTGGCATAACGAAAAATTACTTTCAACCTTTGCTGATAATAAAGTTGTACCAGAAAATGCAGATAAATTATTTTTAGAGACCTTAACTCAATATTTAGGTGTTACCGATAAAACGATAATGCCTGCCTTTGAAGATGCCTTTTATTTCCTTTGGGAAGAAGGTAATTTACCCACAGATATTGATCCAAGGGAAGATAAAGACGGTTCGTTAATTCAAAAGAAATTAGGCGAAATATTAGAACAGGGCACAAATAAAGTTGTTGGTTATTTAATGCCATTAAACAATAGTTTTGGTCAATGGCTTACTTGTGACTGGCAGTTTAGACGTAATCATTTGTTTTTAACGCCTGGTAATTCACCTGTTGGTTTACGTTTGCCTTTATCTTCGTTAGTTCATAAATCAGAATATGAAGAATTTCCAAAATTCGAACCCGATCAATTTACCAAACGTGGTAGATTCCCGAGTTATAAAAAAGTAGCGACCAACAGATATGCCGATTACATTAATGGTGATCTTGAAAGTCCAAAAACTAATTATTTTATTAGAACTGCACTTTGCGCCGAGGTTAGAGACCAAAAACTATATTTATTTTTACCACCATTAGATTGTGCTGAGTATTACTTAGATTTACTTTCGTCTATCGAAGCGACAGCAAAAGCATTAAATATTCCGGTGATTTTAGAAGGTTATCCTGCACCAAAAGATAATAGATTGGAGTCCTTAAAAATTACTCCCGATCCTGGTGTGATTGAAATTAATGTGCATCCAGCAAAAAACTGGGACGAGTTAACTAAAAATACATTTACGCTTTACGAAGAAGCAAAGCAATCGCGTTTGGGTACCGAAAAGTTTATGCTCGATGGTAAGCACACGGGAACAGGTGGTGGAAACCACGTAACCTTAGGAGGTATATCTCCTGCAGATAGTCCTTTGTTACGTAAACCTAGTTTATTACGAAGTTTATTAACGTTTTGGCAACATCATCCAGGGCTTTCTTATCTGTTTTCAGGGTCTTTTATTGGTGCAACCAGCCAAGCACCAAGAATAGATGAAGCGCGTATGGAAAACCTATACGAACTTGAAATTGCCTTTAGTCAAATACCTAAAGATGGCGAGGTTCCATTTTGGTTAACCGATAGATTGTTTAGACATTTATTAACCGATTTAACGGGTAATACACACCGTGCAGAATTTTGTATTGATAAACTATACTCACCAGATTCATCATCGGGGCGTTTAGGTATTTTAGAGCTTCGTGCTTTCGATATGCCACCACATCCTCAAATGAGTTTAATGCAGAATTTACTAGTACGAACTTTGGTTGCATGGTTCTGGAAAAAACCTTACGAGCATGATTTAGTGCGTTGGGGAACAGAATTACACGATAAATTTTTAATAGAACATTTTGTAAGAGAAGATATAAAAGATATTGTAAACTCACTAAATAAAGCAGGATATCGCTTTAAAGAAGAATGGTTTAATCCGTTTTTCGAATTTCGATTTCCTTTACATGGTATGGTAACTATAAACAACATTCATATAGAACTTCGTGCAGCTATTGAGCCTTGGAATGTTTTAGGTGAAGAAATGACTGGCGGTGGAACAGCACGTTATGTAGACTCCTCTTTGGAACGAATTCAAATTAAGGTTACAAACTTTACGGAAGAAAGATATGTTGTAACTTGCAACGGTGTTAAAGTAAACCTTAAAGCAACCTCTGTAAAAGGAGAATTTGTGGCAGGTATACGTTATAAAGCATGGGATCCATATTCTGCGTTACACCCAACTATTGGTGTAGATTCTCCTCTTGTATTTGATATTGTTGATACATGGAACAAACGTTCTATTGGTGGTTGCACCTATTTTGTATCGCATCCTGGCGGACGTTCTTACGACGTGCATCCGGTGAATAGTTACGAAGCAGAATCTAGACGAATTAACCGTTTTTGGGAATCTGGGCACACGCAAGGAGAAATCGATCCGATAAAAGAAACTATAACAGACGATAATACATCAAGTATTACCGTTAAAAAGAAAGGCAGTTCTAAAAAATTCAATTATAAAGAATTACCAGTTAATTTTGAGTTTCCGAACACAACAGATTTAAGAAAAAAGTAA
- a CDS encoding response regulator produces MNFIPESVKYITVKKKLSFSIFTSIAAILIIGYLFVDDKIYAELAALFLFVVAVIQVFALQFFLKSLLKNEVIKENLTSRIKELKRDLEKSENLAEHKSIYLANMSYEVRTPLNTVLGMLNMLKQTNLDGDQVAQVEIAEFSSMHLLQLVKMVTDNAEVDSADVKLNFIAIDLKQDLGNLFKVFEYQAWEKGLEFDFKFLFEEKDKSLVYGDSSRIQQVLINLINNAIKFTNAGKISIIIDQTVGIDHEQIVTFYVKDTGVGMRSDEVKRFFDDDTNIPASIIKDYRGAGLGLSISRKLVKLMGGTLKLESKENEGSTFYFSLQLKKTLNIKMVEEATPALHSKFNVLVAEDNRMNQKVIKFLLEKQGADCTFAKNGLEAVELYKILDFDMIFMDIYMPDMDGYEATREIIKTKKYQQHKTPIIAVSASAFEEDIESAKQAGANEFLAKPLELPKLKELLDKYAL; encoded by the coding sequence ATGAATTTTATCCCGGAGTCTGTAAAGTATATTACCGTAAAAAAGAAATTATCTTTTTCAATTTTCACTTCTATTGCGGCTATTTTAATAATTGGTTATCTTTTTGTTGATGATAAAATTTATGCTGAATTAGCAGCCTTATTTCTTTTCGTAGTTGCTGTTATTCAGGTTTTTGCTTTACAATTCTTTTTAAAGAGTTTATTGAAGAATGAAGTAATAAAAGAAAATTTGACATCTAGAATAAAGGAATTAAAAAGAGATTTAGAGAAATCTGAAAATTTAGCTGAGCACAAATCAATCTACTTAGCCAACATGAGTTATGAGGTGCGTACACCACTTAACACGGTTTTAGGTATGCTAAATATGCTTAAACAAACCAATTTGGATGGCGACCAAGTGGCTCAGGTAGAAATTGCAGAGTTCTCATCGATGCATTTATTGCAATTAGTGAAAATGGTTACGGATAATGCGGAAGTGGATAGTGCTGATGTGAAGCTGAATTTTATCGCTATAGACTTAAAACAAGATTTAGGTAATCTATTCAAAGTATTTGAATACCAAGCTTGGGAAAAAGGATTAGAATTCGATTTTAAATTTTTATTTGAAGAAAAAGATAAATCTTTAGTATACGGTGATTCTTCTAGAATACAACAGGTTTTAATTAACTTGATTAATAACGCTATCAAATTTACTAATGCAGGGAAGATTTCGATTATAATAGATCAAACCGTAGGAATAGATCATGAACAGATTGTAACATTTTATGTAAAGGATACTGGAGTAGGGATGCGATCTGACGAGGTTAAGCGCTTTTTTGATGATGATACCAATATTCCGGCCTCTATTATTAAAGATTATCGCGGTGCTGGTTTAGGACTTTCTATTTCGAGAAAGTTGGTTAAGCTTATGGGCGGAACCTTAAAGCTTGAAAGTAAAGAGAACGAAGGGTCTACCTTTTATTTTAGCCTTCAATTAAAAAAGACACTTAATATTAAAATGGTTGAAGAAGCAACACCTGCGCTTCATTCTAAATTTAATGTGTTGGTTGCGGAAGATAATAGAATGAATCAAAAAGTAATTAAGTTTTTACTTGAGAAGCAAGGTGCCGATTGTACGTTTGCGAAAAACGGTTTAGAAGCTGTAGAACTTTATAAAATATTAGATTTCGATATGATTTTTATGGATATCTATATGCCAGATATGGATGGTTATGAAGCCACCCGTGAGATTATAAAAACCAAAAAGTATCAACAACATAAAACACCAATTATAGCCGTATCAGCAAGTGCTTTTGAAGAAGATATTGAAAGCGCAAAACAAGCCGGTGCTAATGAATTTTTAGCAAAACCTCTTGAGTTACCAAAACTAAAAGAGTTGTTGGATAAGTATGCGCTTTAG
- a CDS encoding circularly permuted type 2 ATP-grasp protein, translating into MTIDSNTLFQNYFTNHKNYDEVLKSNMKINPQWDDLLSNLTDAGPDELISRQKEIDWLMDENGVTYNVYNDPKGLHRAWDLSIVPFLIHDKEWQTIEKGLKQRAELLNLILKDIYGKRELIKNGIVPHEVLFAHRGFLRQCDQIKYNTSKDLLIHAADLARGPDGRMWVVNDRTQAPSGLGYALENRFAMNKAASNLFNGINVKQPSDFFQDYNQMLIDAAPKDIDNPNIVILTSGPHNETYFEHAYMSSFLGYPLVKGNDLVVRNGKVWMKSLKELKQVHVILRRVDDVYMDPLELREDSYLGIAGILDVIRQKNVSIVNPIGSGVLENSGLIPFMNAICKYFFNEELLLPQIASWWCGQEKERNHVLKNIKKYVVKRIDRSNRESIYFCEFLNEAKLNKLKEEILANPYRFVAQAKIQFSTAPEFIDGKLEPRKIMCRTFAIAKKDSYSIMPGGLVRVAAERENLIVSNQRGGISKDFWVVSDTQQNYFHNYAWDNKFRNPVSGINDLPSHTAENLFWSGRYLGRALVTSRLLRMCLNNMQSSQYKSGEEPSENLKIIFEAITGITHTLPGFVGKGKEELLKNPLKELNALVLDTYKVGSLAQTLGSFNNSYYTLRNLWSKDMWRVFDGIKKLWNKHDREKQYTAAQLLKLLDSTITRLIAFMGLIEESILVDQGLLLYFIGLQTEQASLTIAKCRSLIVASYDEDLEYEMLEALLSSHESLNIYRYSYRSYLSVENVVKLVILNDKYSRSLTYQLSRILKDIGKLPLPTGITGNSKCYDLINEANQIIKKSNIDTLLTLDETEAVRENLEEMLSELSELLHQTSLSISDTYFNHSYQQNQLVNQNFPLQ; encoded by the coding sequence ATGACCATAGATTCAAATACACTATTTCAGAATTATTTTACCAATCATAAAAATTATGATGAAGTATTGAAATCTAATATGAAAATTAACCCACAATGGGATGATTTACTATCTAATTTAACCGATGCAGGTCCCGACGAATTAATTTCTAGACAAAAGGAAATTGATTGGTTAATGGATGAAAACGGTGTAACTTACAATGTTTATAACGATCCCAAGGGCTTACATCGCGCTTGGGATTTAAGCATTGTGCCCTTTTTAATTCATGATAAAGAATGGCAAACCATTGAAAAAGGTTTAAAGCAACGTGCTGAGTTACTCAATTTAATTTTAAAAGATATCTATGGTAAGCGTGAGCTTATTAAAAACGGTATTGTACCGCACGAAGTACTGTTTGCGCATCGCGGTTTTTTACGCCAATGCGATCAAATAAAATACAACACCTCTAAAGATTTACTAATTCATGCAGCCGATTTAGCAAGAGGCCCAGATGGCCGTATGTGGGTGGTTAACGATCGTACGCAAGCACCTTCTGGTTTAGGTTATGCTTTAGAAAACAGATTCGCCATGAACAAGGCGGCATCAAATTTATTTAACGGTATTAATGTAAAACAGCCAAGCGATTTTTTTCAAGATTATAACCAAATGCTTATCGATGCGGCTCCAAAAGATATCGACAATCCAAACATTGTTATATTAACATCTGGTCCGCATAACGAAACTTATTTTGAGCATGCTTACATGTCTTCATTTCTTGGTTATCCTTTAGTAAAAGGAAACGATTTAGTGGTTAGAAATGGTAAAGTTTGGATGAAATCTTTAAAGGAATTAAAGCAAGTTCATGTTATTTTAAGGCGTGTAGACGATGTTTACATGGATCCTTTAGAACTTCGTGAAGACTCTTATTTAGGTATCGCTGGTATTCTTGACGTTATTAGGCAAAAAAACGTAAGCATTGTAAACCCAATAGGTAGTGGTGTTTTAGAAAACTCTGGTCTTATTCCGTTTATGAATGCTATTTGCAAGTATTTTTTTAATGAAGAATTACTGCTTCCGCAAATAGCTTCTTGGTGGTGTGGACAAGAAAAGGAACGAAATCATGTTTTAAAGAACATAAAAAAATATGTTGTAAAACGAATTGATCGTTCTAATAGAGAAAGTATATACTTCTGTGAATTTTTAAATGAAGCCAAATTAAATAAACTAAAAGAAGAAATATTAGCAAATCCTTACCGATTTGTAGCACAAGCTAAAATACAATTCTCTACGGCGCCAGAATTTATAGATGGCAAATTAGAGCCACGTAAAATAATGTGCAGAACCTTTGCTATCGCTAAAAAGGACAGCTACAGCATTATGCCTGGCGGTTTAGTACGTGTTGCCGCAGAACGCGAAAACTTAATAGTATCTAACCAAAGAGGTGGTATTAGTAAAGATTTTTGGGTTGTAAGTGACACTCAGCAAAACTACTTTCATAATTATGCTTGGGATAATAAATTTCGAAATCCAGTATCGGGTATTAACGATTTACCAAGCCATACAGCAGAAAACTTGTTTTGGTCTGGTCGTTACTTGGGTCGTGCACTAGTCACTTCTCGCCTATTGCGTATGTGTTTAAATAACATGCAAAGTTCGCAATATAAAAGTGGAGAAGAACCTTCTGAAAATTTAAAAATCATCTTTGAAGCCATAACCGGCATCACACATACTTTACCTGGTTTTGTTGGTAAAGGAAAAGAAGAACTTCTTAAAAATCCATTAAAAGAATTAAACGCTCTAGTTCTAGATACCTATAAAGTCGGTTCGTTAGCACAAACTTTAGGCAGTTTTAACAACTCATATTACACGCTTAGAAACTTATGGTCTAAAGATATGTGGCGCGTGTTCGATGGAATCAAAAAACTATGGAATAAGCACGATAGAGAGAAGCAATATACCGCAGCTCAATTGCTTAAACTGTTAGATAGTACTATTACTCGCCTTATTGCGTTTATGGGTTTAATTGAAGAAAGTATTTTAGTAGACCAAGGTTTACTACTTTATTTTATTGGTTTACAAACCGAACAAGCGAGTTTAACTATTGCTAAATGCAGATCTTTAATTGTGGCGAGCTATGATGAAGATTTAGAATATGAAATGCTAGAGGCTTTATTATCGAGTCATGAAAGTTTAAATATTTACCGTTACAGCTACCGATCTTACCTTAGTGTAGAAAACGTAGTGAAATTAGTTATACTTAACGATAAATACAGCCGTTCGCTTACCTATCAATTAAGTCGAATTTTAAAAGATATTGGAAAATTACCATTACCAACTGGTATTACGGGTAACTCAAAATGTTACGATTTGATTAATGAGGCCAATCAAATTATTAAAAAATCGAATATCGATACACTTTTAACGTTAGATGAAACAGAAGCTGTAAGAGAGAATTTAGAAGAGATGCTTTCTGAGCTTAGCGAATTATTGCATCAAACATCTTTATCTATTTCTGATACGTATTTCAATCATTCATATCAACAAAATCAATTGGTTAATCAAAACTTCCCACTACAATAA